In Haliotis asinina isolate JCU_RB_2024 chromosome 15, JCU_Hal_asi_v2, whole genome shotgun sequence, one DNA window encodes the following:
- the LOC137266305 gene encoding ankyrin repeat and SOCS box protein 8-like gives MGNSKSTKADVVTQGMPQRERDLHLAVMGNDRKSVSSLIAQGADINYPWNNPTVPSVKDSTTPLLAAVSLNHVDISVMLLKAGAGINRTDKRNCTPLYKAAFHGRPVLVDILVQAGADINKADLESQTPLYICVQNAIVHSSYATVERLLAAGASVNLADKSGKIPIHVAAHWKLKDMIRILLNANSDINSMDLKGRTPLYVCVSSLSTGLYFEDLKYQVPCIKVLYAAGCDMLNLVDWLKWKGPGIPAEMLSDDDNFRSWYKSNMNSPHTLVNLCRKTIQQQVCYQENMVKVIPRLPVPPKLQTYLSRKMFHLPKP, from the exons ATGGGCAACTCGAAGTCGACTAAGGCTGATGTGGTGACGCAGGGAATGCCGCAGAGGGAGAGGGACCTCCATCTGGCCGTCATGGGCAATGATCGCAAGAGTGTCAGCAGCCTCattgctcaaggcgctgacaTCAACTACCCCTGGAATAACCCAACTGTCCCCAGCGTCAAGGACAGTACCACGCCCCTCCTGGCTGCAGTATCCCTGAACCATGTGGACATCAGTGTG ATGTTGCTGAAGGCTGGTGCTGGAATTAACAGAACGGACAAAAGAAACTGCACCCCGCTCTACAAGGCTGCTTTCCATGGCCGACCGGTCTTAGTGGATATTCTTGTGCAAGCTG GTGCTGATATCAACAAGGCGGATCTGGAGAGCCAAACTCCGCTGTATATCTGTGTCCAGAACGCCATCGTACACTCCAGCTATGCTACTGTGGAACGGCTGCTTGCCGCAGGGGCATCTGTTAACTT GGCTGACAAGTCAGGGAAGATTCCCATCCACGTGGCGGCCCACTGGAAGCTGAAGGACATGATCCGAATCCTGCTGAACGCCAACAGCGACATCAATTCCATGGATCTGAAGGGCCGCACTCCACTGTATGTGTGCGTCAGTTCACTCAGCACGGGGCTGTACTTCGAGGATCTGAAGTACCAGGTGCCATGCATCAAGGTGCTGTACGCAGCAGGCTGCGACATGCTCAACCTGGTCGACTGGCTGAAGTGGAAGGGCCCGGGGATTCCTGCCGAGATGCTGTCCGACGACGACAACTTCCGCAGCTGGTACAAGTCCAATATGAATTCGCCCCACACGCTGGTCAACCTGTGTCGCAAGACCATTCAGCAGCAGGTCTGCTACCAAGAGAATATGGTCAAGGTCATTCCAAGGTTGCCAGTTCCTCCCAAACTGCAGACATACCTGTCAAGGAAGATGTTCCATCTGCCCAAACCTTGA
- the LOC137266306 gene encoding uncharacterized protein yields MKLRPAVSTMLRRVFAISDLHVDHRENMDIVQQWSPLDYENDALIVAGDVTDSLPLLQQTLQHLQQVFYRVYYVPGNHELWVRKPELEKDSISKFHQIMTLCNEIGVGTKPESLCISHMAAVWIVPLFSWYSTPEDDPEDSLYMAPKNPVSEDKSHLLWMDNHMCIWPSSKETRSKYFADLNSQTCSKQYSDPVISFSHFLPRADLIKPSDKELADIETDRKRLGLESAIEAHKKGRITPRSFNFTRYAGCRVLEAQIRQIGSSVHVFGHQHRNKDRTVDGVRYVSHCLGYKRERIAGLVSGIDDCAPKQIWPSTV; encoded by the exons ATGAAACTAAGACCTGCTGTGTCCACCATGCTGCGCCGCGTGTTTGCCATCTCAGACCTCCATGTTGACCACAGAGAGAACATGGACATTGTTCAGCAGTGGTCTCCCCTGGACTACGAGAATGATGCCCTCATAGTAGCAGGCGACGTTACAGACTCCCTGCCTCTCCTGCAACAGACACTCCAACATCTGCAGCAGGTATTCTACAGGGTGTACTACGTGCCAG GTAACCATGAACTGTGGGTACGGAAGCCCGAACTGGAGAAAGATTCAATCAGTAAATTTCACCaaataatgacattgtgtaacGAGATAGGTGTTGGGACAAAGCCAGAGTCACTGTGCATTTCTCACATGGCTGCAGTGTGGATCGTGCCACTCTTCTCCTGGTACTCCACTCCGGAGGACGACCCAGAAGACTCGCTATACATGGCCCCCAAGAACCCAGTCAGTGAAGACAAGTCTCACCTCCTGTGGATGGACAACCATATGTGCATCTGGCCAAGTTCCAAGGAAACACGGTCCAAATATTTTGCCGATCTGAATTCCCAGAcctgttcaaagcagtattcagaCCCTGTGATCTCATTCAGCCATTTCCTCCCAAGAGCAGATCTCATCAAACCTTCTGATAAGGAATTGGCAGACATTGAAACCGACCGGAAAAGGCTTGGCCTTGAAAGTGCCATTGAAGCCCACAAGAAAGGTCGTATAACTCCACGATCCTTCAACTTCACCCGCTATGCTGGATGTAGGGTGTTAGAAGCACAGATTCGGCAGATAGGTTCATCCGTCCATGTTTTTGGCCACCAGCACAGGAACAAGGACCGTACCGTGGACGGAGTCCGATATGTGTCTCACTGTCTAGGATACAAAAGAGAGAGGATTGCTGGACTTGTCTCTGGCATTGATGACTGTGCCCCGAAACAGATCTGGCCCAGCACTGTTTAG